From Thalassovita sp.:
CACTGCCGCGCCGCAGATTGGCAAAGACGTTCTGATCCAGCGTGAAGCTTTGCCCGGCGGCCAGATCAAACCGGCGGGTGGTGGCGGTGACCGGATCATTGTTGCGCACGCCAAGGGTCAAATCCTTGATCAGCTGTTTGCCATCCGGTGTGGTCAGGGCAACCTGCAGGCTGTGATCGCCCACATCTGCCGCGATGACGGGCACCTCAAGCACCGCCTTGCCCTGAGCGGCCAGCGTCACGGATTGCGGCACACCGCGGGTGTCAAGTTGCAAGCCGCTGGCGGATAGATCCAGCCGCATCTCACCTGCAGGGCCGGTGGCATGCACCACCTCCAGCAACAGGCGGGACCGATCCCCGGGGGCCAGGAAACGCGGCAGGCTGGCGGTCACCACAACTGGATCACGCACCAGCACATCTGCCTCGGCCTGACCGACACCGGTTTTGGACCAGGCTATTGCCATCAGCCGCACCGTACCGTTGAAGGCCGGCAGGTCAAACTGCACCTCTGCCTGCCCATCAGCGCCGACGGTCACCGGACCGGTGAAATAGGCCACCAGCTCCTCGGTCGGGGGGGGGGATTGGAAGGAGTTGCTGCTGCTGGCGTCCCCGCCCGAGCGGATCTGCCCCATCGCCCCGTCCATGCCATTGATCAACCGGCCATAGAGGTCGCGGATTTCCACCCCCAGACGGCGTTGCCCGAAATAATGGGCGGAGGGATCGGGGCTGTCAAAACCGGTGATGTTCAGGATACCCAGATCCACCGCGGCCACCGTTACATAGGCGGTTTCACCGGGGGCCACACCTGCCACCTGAACGCTGGCATTCAGCGGCCCACGTGGGCTGGCCTCGGCCGCGGTGTCAATGCTGACGCTCAGTTGTTTTTCGCCGGGATCCACCTGTGCATATGACAGGCCAAGGGCGCGGGCCGGGTTGTGCCCGGCGGCCACATCCATCGGGCGGATTACCTGCGCGGTCACATAGGCCCCGGCGCCCCAGTCATCGGTGACAGGCACCGGGATCAGGTTTTCACCCGCCTCAACCTCCACCGCCTGCATGGCGATGACGCGGTTGGACATGACGGTGACCAAGGCCTTGCCCGCATAGCGCGGCACCAGTCGCAACTGCGCTGTTTCGCCGGGGCGATAGGTGGGTTTGTCCAGTGACAGCTCCAGCGTATCGGGTGTTTTGGAGGTATCAGCCGGTGCGTACCAACCGGCGTAGAAACTGCTGGAGGCGGAGATCGGATCGCCTTCGGTGCTTTCCACCACCAATTCGTAATTGCCCCAATCAACAGGCGCAGTGACCGTCAGGGGCTGTGCCCCCAACGTCGCGACACCTGATGTCACAGGCTTGCGGGTGGTGATCGGTTCCCATTCCCAGCTGCCCCATTGCTGATACCACTGGTAACGGGTGGTGACGCGGTTGAGCGTCCAGCGCACGGGCATGTTCACCGTCTGCATCTGCGGACCAAGCGCGATGACCTGCAGATCCGCGGCGGTGCCTTCTGGAACCACATCTTCAAACATCTGTTTGATGCCGATAATCGGGCCCGCGGGCGCCAGATCTCGGCTGAGCCTGCGTTCCACCGGTCGACCAGACCCTTCAGCCAGAGTGACAATCACCTCCGCCTGCAGCGGACGATCCGCATTGCTAGCTTCGGGCAGGGCGACAGGCACGGAGGAGCGTCCATCCGCGTCGGTGTCGGCACCGCCGAAAAACTCGGTCCGGGGGGCAAAACGGACATCCTGACGGCCAAAGCGGTAGCCGGGATAGCCCTGCACCTCACCCGCGTCGCGCAGAATGACCGTGCCTTGCGGCGTCAATCCGGCAGCGGGGGCCCCGAAGAGATAGCGCGCCTCCACCGTCATCAGCGGGCTGTCGCCGGGGCGGATAGTGCCCTCAGGCAGGCTCAGGTCGAAATCGATCCGTTCCGGCAGGAAATCCTCCACCAGCACATTGGCGCTGGCCAAGGCGGGGGCGTCGACATCGGCTTTCAGATCCAGCCGCCAACTGCCGCGCGGCACGGTGGGGCTGAGCGGTAGGGCAAAAACATGACCGCCCGCCACCGCACCCTGTGACAGGTGGCGGCTGTGTTCCACGCCGTCGGGGCGGGTCAGGATGGCCGTGATCGGCAGATCCTCCAGCGCCTTGGCCAGGTTGCTGCGGGTCAGAACGGTGGCATGAATGGTTTCACCAGCGCGGTAGGCGCCGCGATCTGTGCTGACAAAAACATCGATCGCCGGGCTGGGCGCGCGGCCTTCAACACCCCGATCCGACAGATCGAAAGCGGCATCTTTCAGCGACAGGAAGGTCACATCCTCCGCGCCGTTTTCCACCACCAAAAGGGCCGGTGCGGCGGATCCCTGTCCCATGGTCAGACCGGGGGCAAACAGCCCGTGACCTGCGTCATCCAATGTCACTTTGCCCAGCACCCGGTTGGAGCGTGAGATCAGCGTTGCCTCGACCCCGGCCAGCGCCTCAGCTGAGCTGAGCGCGCGGGCAAACACATGCAGGCCATCGGTGCCCGCCAATGTGGTGACGCCCAGATCGGACAGCACGAACCATTGCATTGCATCCGGTTCATCATAGGGGTCAGCACCAGGCACCTGCGCCTGCAGCACATAGATGCCAGCGGGCAGATCGGCGATCACCTCACCCATCGGCAGGCGGGTGGTCATTTCGCGGTTCAGTTCGTTTTGAACCTCCCCTTCGCCTTCCCAGACGGTTTCCGCGATATTGGCGCTGAAATCCTGTGTCTCCCAGTAAGAAAGCGGACGGCCGAAATACTGTTCCTGAACAGCCCGCAGCAGGTTGCGGTCGCTGACCCGACTGAGTTTCAGGTCCAGCCGGTCCAGATTGAGGGTTTCAATCGGCAGGCCGGCATCGGGCGATTTGGGCAGCACATAGGCGCGGCTGGGGAAACGCGCGCTGGGCGAACGGTCACGGATATATTGGGCCAAAGTCACATCTTTGGCTGTCACCTCGCCATTGTCGGCGGGCAGGCCAGCGCGGTAGGTGATCTGCACCCGTTCGCCATGGGTGAATCCCTCCACACATAGGCGTTTGCCGCTGGCACTGACCGCCAGATCCTCACTGGGCAGTTTCAGATAGGGGGTGTAGTCAAAGCCTGCGGTTTTCAGCTTCTCGGAAAACTCGGCGCAGACCCGGGGCGAGGCATTGTCACTCTCTGCGTCGTGTTCCGTGATGCGAAAGCCATATTTTCCAATGGCATCGTCCAGACGTTCGTCAATCTCTTGCCAGCCGGGTTGCAGATCCTTGGCCAGCCCCAGTGCTGGCACCATATCGCGGCCGCGATCGCGGATTTGGAAGGCATCGGCCAGAACCATCAGCGCATCCGCGGCGGTGGCGGGATTGGTTGCGCGCAGGTAGCCGTTCATCGCCGCCCAGAGGCCCCGGCGTTCATAGCGGCTGCGGGTGTCATTGCTGACATTTGCGGCGCGCAAGGACAGGCGGGCGTATTCCACCCATTGATCGGCGGCATCTGTGTGCGACAGCGCGGCACCGGCCCAACGCATTGCGTTGACCCAATCGCCCGCCTGGCGGCGCGAGGCGGCGCTGTTTAGCAGTGTTTCAACCGGGTAATGCCCGCCGGGATGGGTCCAGCCCAGTTTCTGAGCCTGCGCGCGGGCCTGGCTGATATCATTGGGGCCAAGGAAGGCGGTTGCGGCGGCCGCACGGTCTGCGGCGATGGCTTTCAGTGCGGGCAGGGTGGGCAGAAACTCCCCGGACCAGGCACCTTCATAGGGCTGGCGATCGGTGATCTGTGATTTGGGGAAACAAGCATTGGATTTCTGGTTGAAGGTAAAGGCCTTGCAGCTGGGATCATTCAGGCACAACCGTTCACAGGCGCCATATTCCGTATCAAACAGCGCCTGCAGGTCCGAGCCATAGAAATCAGTATCACGCGACAGCAGCAGGCGGCGTTCTGGCAGTTCCCCCTCGGCGAGGGTCGGGCTGGGAATGGATAAGGTGAGTGAGAGAGCACCCAAAAGTGCCGCAATGACCGGTTTCATGAAAATCCTCCTCAAATCCAATGCCCTGAATATGAAGAGAATGCTGCCAGCCACAGGCCGAATCAGCAAGGTGGGGTTTCCACCGGTCGATGACGGGGCGCGGAATCCGGCTCAGACCCCCGCTGATATTTTCAATTGATCTGTCCGGGGATCAGGCGGCTTTGGCCTGAGCGGCCTCATCCCGCAGGAAAACCCAGTTGTTGCCCTCGGTCAGATCCGGCTGGAACTGGTAACCGCCAAGGTCAAAATCCTTGATCGCCTGCGGATCGACCAGACGGTTCTGGATGATGAACCGTGCCATCGAACCACGCGCCCGTTTGGCGTAGAAGCTGACGACCTTTGGCACGCCGGCCTTCTCTTCCATGAACACGGGCGTGATCACCTGCGGTTTCAGTGCTTTCAGATCCACCGCACCAAAGTATTCCTGGCTGGCACAGTTGATCAGCGTGTCGGTGCCAATCACCTCAGCCTGCGTGTTCAGCGCCTCGGCGATATCGCTGCCCCAATATTCATAGAGGTTCTTGCCGCGCGGATTTTTCAGACGGCTGCCCATTTCCAGACGGTAGGGCTCAATCGCGTCCAGCGGGCGCAGCAACCCGTATAGGCCAGACAGAATGCAGAAGTGATCCTGCGCCCAAGCCAGTTCTTCGGCCTCAAGCGAGGAGGCTTCAAGCCCCTGATAGGTGTCACCGGCAAAAGCCAGTGCCGCTGCCTTCGTTTCCTGCGCGCCATAGTTGGCAAAGCGTTCGGCGTTCAGCTTGCCCAGAGCCTCAGAAATTTTCATCAGCTTCATCAGATCTGCGACGGACAGATCACGCGCCACCCCTGCCAGTTCTGCCGCCCGTTCAGGAAACCGCATTTCGGTGGTCTTGATGCCCTCAACCGGGGTCATGTCCATCTTTTTGGCGGGCGAAACGGTGATCAGCATGGCAGCGTTGGATCCTTGCGGTTTGGTCTGGTCTGGCTCTAAGTTAGAATCGTTCTAACCGGCTTCAAGCACAACGTCCAGAAAAGCCGCAGCAAATCTTTCAGCGCGTTTGTCACCCAACAACCGTTCCATCGCAGAAGGGTCCTGCGGCCTCATCTGCGCGACCTTCGCCAGCAGCGACGCGGAACAGCTGAGCGGCTTATCCAGCCCTTCCGGTCCGCGGCTCAGATCGGCCTGCACTTCCAGCAGACGATCATAAAGCGATCCGGCCTCACGACCTGCCAGTTTGCGCCGCTGCGGGTGCACGTCTTCGACCGTGCCGGTGATGATGGCAAGGAAATCGGCGCCATAGCGTTCCAGCTTCTTGGCGCCCACCCCGTTGATCCGCGCCATGCCGTCCAAGTTCGTCGGACGGGTTTCGGCCATTTCGATCAGGGTGCGGTCGTTGAAGATCACATAGGGCGGCACGTTGCCGGCTTCGGCCAGCGCCCGACGTTTGGCCTTCAGCGCGGACAGTAGCGGCGCGTCTTCTTCGCTGACCAGCGCCTTAACGGCGGGGCGGCGTTTGGCTGAGGCGATGCTGTCCTTGCGCAGGGTGATCTTTTCCTGATCGCGCAGGATCGGCAGCGCCGTGTCTGTCATCCGCAGGGCACCGTGGCGTTCGGGATCAGGGCGGATCAGGTCATGCCCCATCATCTGCCGGAAAATCGCCTGCCACTGCGGGCGCGTGTAGGCCTTGCCCACCCCAAAGGTCGGCAGATCGTCATGCCCCCGGGCGCGGATGCGATCATTGCTGTTGCCCAGCAGGATCTCAATCAGGTGACCGGATCCATACCATTCCTCCGTGCGCAGGATCGCCGACAGGGCCATACGCACCGGTTGGGTGCCGTCAAACAGCTCTGGCGGATTATCACAGAGGTCACACTTGCCGCAGGTCACCTCAGTCTCCCCAAAATACCCCAGCAGGTTTTTGCGGCGACATTCCAACGCCTCGGCCAGACCCAACAGCGCGTTCAGCCGCGCGTGATCGGCCATGCGGCGTTCAGGCGGGGCAAGGCCTTCGTCAATCTGGTTGCGGCGCAGGCGGATGTCATCGGGGCCAAACAGCGTCAGGGTTTCGGCCGGTCCGCCATCGCGGCCCGCACGACCGATTTCCTGATAATAGGCTTCGATGGATTTCGGCAGATCCGCATGGGCGACCCAGCGGATATCGGGCTTATCCACCCCCATGCCAAAGGCCACGGTGGCGACCACGATCAGCCCATCCTCTTTCTGGAACCGCGCTTCGGTGATACGGCGATCCTCGGCTTCCATGCCGCCGTGGTAATGCGCGGCGGCATGGCCGTTTTCGCGCAGGGCGGCGGCCAGTTTTTCGGTCTTTGAACGGGTGCCGCAATAGACAATGCCAGATTGGCCTTTGCGGGCGGCGGCAAAGTTCAGGATCTGGGTGCGCGGGTTGTTCTTGGCGGCAAAGGCCAGATGGATGTTGGGCCGGTCAAAGCCGCGCAGAAAGGTTGCGGGCTGTTCGCCATCAAACAGGCGATTGACGATCTCAGCCTGGGTTTCGGCATCTGCGGTGGCGGTGAAGGCCGCCAGAGGCACGCCAAGCGTGCGCCGCAATTCCCCAATGCGCAGGTAATCCGGGCGGAAATCATGGCCCCATTGGCTGACGCAATGCGCCTCATCCACGGCGATCAGATTGACGTTGATCCGCCGCAGCATCCCCAGGGCCGACCCGGCGCTCAGCCGTTCCGGCGCGATATAGAGCAGCTTCAACCGCTCTTCTTCCAGCGCCTGCCAGACCTGATCGGTTTCTTCCTGCGTATTGCCAGAGGTCAGCGCGCCGGCTTCAATCCCGGCTTCGCGCAGACCACGCACCTGATCGCGCATCAAAGCAATCAGCGGGGAGATCACAACGGTGACCCCATCGCGCATCAGGGCAGGCAATTGGAAACACAGGGATTTGCCCCCACCCGTGGGCATAATGGCCAGGGTGTTTTGGCCATTGGCAACAGCTTCGACAACCTCTTCCTGCCCGGGGCGGAAGGCGTCAAAGCCAAAATAATCGCTCAGAAGCGTGGCAGCGCTTGGCATGGTTTCCTGCAAGATTGTCTATATCTGCTCTTGCAGCAGTTTTCCCATACCAAGGCTAGGGGGACAAGCCCGGAAGACCGGACCTGTCAAATTCATCCGTCACGTGTTGGCGCAGATGCCCGTCGCGCGTCGGCTTAATAGAAGGCCGAGATGTTGTTCATCAGAATGATGCGGATGGCGTAGATGCCGACCAGAACCACCAGCGGCGCCAGATCGATGCCGCTCATCGGGGGCAGAATGCGGCGCACAGGGGTATAGATGGGTTCCAGAATGCGGTTCAACATGTACCAGATCTGGCCCACCAGCTGCTGCCGGACATTGAGAACCTGAAAGTTGATCAGCCAGGACATGATCACATGGGCGATCAGGAAGAACCAAAGAATATCAAGCACCAGCAGAAGGATCTGGATCAGGGACAGCATAGGCGGGACCTCAAATTGAACGTTCCGACAAGAGGTAAGCGCCAGAAGCCTCTGGTGCAAGTCTGCAGCGCATGTTGACGCGGGGTTTTGGTTGACCTTGGTGGAATTAAGGTAAACTGAACGGTTCAGAAATCTTCCTCCCGTCGTAACAGGACCTGCCGCATGTACCCCTTTCTGCGCCTGATCAAAGAATTCGTGAAGTTCCGCAACGCCACCCCGCTGGAGTTCAATGACACTCATATCTCGCACCACCGGGTCTGGCCCTGGGATATCGATCAGTTCCTGGAGCTGAACAATGGCCGTACCCTGATGCTTTATGATCTGGGCCGCTTCACCATGGGGATGCGCGCGGGTTTGATGAAGTCGCTGCGCCGCAATGGCTGGGGCTTGGCCGTGGCCGGTGTGTGTGTGCGCTATCGCCGCCGGTTGCGTCCGTTTGAACGGTTTGAGATGCGCACCAAAGGGCTGGGCTGGGACGATCGGTTTTTCTACATCGATCAGCAGATCTGGAAAGAAAATGGCGAATGCGCCAACCATGCGGTCTTCCGCACGGCGGTCACCGATCGCAATGGCATGATCTCCCCCGAGGCGGTGCGGCTGGATGTCGGATCTGAGGCCGCCAATCAGGAGCTGCCGGATTGGGTCAAACAGTGGCTCGCCGCTGAGGACAGCCGCCCCTGGCCGCCGCAATAAGGCGGCTGACACCGCCCGCCCCCTTCCCCTAAGGGCAGGGCGGTTCAGTCCAAGATAGACTTGCCAGCGTTACATTGCGCCTGCCATAACCCCACTGGGGAAGAGAGAATTTTTAAGGGGCGAGTCATGCGCAAGCGCATTTGGGGATGGTTTTTCTTTGACTGGGCGTCACAGCCTTACAACACACTTCTGATTACTTTCATTTTTGCACCATACGTTCAGGAATTGATCGGTGATGGGGCAGAGGCACAGGCGGCCTGGGGCTTTGGCATTGCTGCCGCCGGTTTTGTCATTGCATTGCTGGCGCCGATCCTTGGCGCGCTGGCGGATGCGGGGGGCAATCGCCTACGCTGGATCTGGGGCTTTTCGCTGATGTATGTGATCGGCTCCTTCGGGCTGTGGTTCGCCGCGCCGGGCAGTTTTGATCTGACCACAACCCTGTTCCTGTTTGCAATTGGCATGATCGGGATGGAGTTTGCGACGATTTTCACTAACTCCATGCTGCCGGATCTGGGCAGCAAAGAAGAGATCGGCAAAATCTCAGGCAATGGCTGGGCCTTTGGCTATCTGGGCGGCTTGGTCGCGCTGGTGGTGATGCTGGTGTTCTTTGCCGAAAGCGCAGCAACCGGAAAAACCTTTGTGGGCCTGTCCCCGGCGCTGGGTCTGGACGCCGAAGCGCGTGAAGGCACCCGTTTTGTCGGGCCGCTGACCGCGATCTGGTACTTCGTCTTTATGATCCCGTTTTTCCTTTGGGTGCGCGATCCCAAACCAGCCAAAGCGGCAAAAGGCGCTGTCAAAGGCGCGCTGACCAGTCTGGCCGGCACGCTGAAAGGCCTGCCACAGACGCCATCGCTTTTTGCCTATCTGGGCAGTTCGATGTTCTACCGGGATGCGCTGAACGGCATGTACACCTTCGGCGGCATCTACGCGGCCGGTGTGCTGAAGTGGAGCGTTGTGGATACCGGTATCTTCGGCATTCTGGCGATCATCTCAGGCGCGATTTTTGCCTGGGTCGGGGGCCGCGCTGACGCGCGCTTTGGTCCCAAGCCGGTGATCACGGTCTGTATTCTGGTGCTGAGCTTCGTTGCGATCTCAATCGTTTTTGTGTCACGCGACAGCGTCTATGGCGTCCCGGTTGCGGAGGGCTCAAAACTGCCAGACATCGCCTTTTATGTGCTGGGGGCGCTGATCGGTGCCGCGGGTGGTGTGATCCAATCGGCCAGCCGGACCATGATGGTGCGTCAGGCCAATCCCGAAAAGATGGCGGAAAGCTTCGGTCTTTATGCCTTGGCGGGCAAAGCGACCTCGTTCCTGGCGCCGGCGCTGATTGGGGTGGCAACCGCAGCGACGGGCAGCCAGCAACTTGGCGTTTCTCCGCTTATCGCGCTTTTCCTTTTGGGTCTGATCTTGCTACGCTGGGTGAAACCAGAAGGGGACCAACCCGCATGGCAAGACCAGTCAGAAAACGCGCCGGGCTGATCACGGGGCTGATCGCACTTACCGCAGTCCTCGCCGCCTGTATGGGCGGCGAGGACCGTCAGGTGACCCTTGCCAGTCAGCAGGAAATCCCCGCCGAAATGCGGAAAGTGCCCGCCAAACAGCTGTTTGGGGCAAAGGCACAAGGATCGCAGCAGGCACCAAAACCCCATGGCGGCTACGCCAATGGCTGTATCGCCGGGGCAGAGGAACTGCCTGAAACTGGGCCCACTTGGCAAGCAATGCGGCTCAGCCGCAACCGCAATTGGGGCCATCCTGACACCATCGATTTTCTGAAAGACCTTTCAGCTAAGGCCGCCACCCTGCCGGGGTGGGAGGGGCTTTATATCGGTGACATCAGCCAACCAAGGGGCGGCCCGATGCTCAGCGGTCACCGCAGTCACCAATTGGGGCTGGATGCGGATATCTGGATGCTGCCGCCCACCCGTCTGGACCTGACGGTGGCGGAGCGGGAAAACATTTCCTCCATTTCGCTGCGCCGGGCTAAGGGCGCTTATGTGAACGGCTTCTGGACTGCCCAGCATCAAGAGGTGCTGAAAGCCGCGGCCTCTGACCCGCGGGTTGCCCGGATCTTTGTCTTCCCGGGCGCCAAGGTGCAGATGTGCAAAGATGCCAAAGGCGATCGCAGCTGGCTGCGCAAGATCCGGCCCTGGTGGGGGCATCACTATCATTTCCACGTGCGCCTCTCCTGCCCGAAGGGTGTGAAAGGCTGCAAAAACCAGGCGCCCATTCCTGCAGGCGATGGCTGTGAAGCAGCAGAAAGCTGGGTGCAGGACATTCTGAACCCGCCGCCCCCGCCGCCGGTTGATCCCAATGCGCCGAAACCCAAGCCCCGAAAAGAACTCACAATGGCGAGCTTGCCTGCCCAATGCGTAAACGTTTTGCAATCACGCTAGCGGCGCTGATCGGGCTGGCCTTCACGTTTGCGGGCAGTGCACAGACCTTTTCCAAGCTGCAGTTCGAATCGCGGGTTGTCTGGAAAGAAAAGTTTGCTGGTTTCGGTGGGCTGTCCGCGCTGGAACTGGCGGATAACGGCCGTGATTTTCTGGCGCTGACGGATCGGATGATCCTGCTGCAGGGGCGTCTGAGCCGCGAAAACGGCCGGATCTCCGGGGTGCAGCTGCTGCGCCATGAGCCGTTGAACCTGCCCAAGGGGATGACCCTGAAAGCGCGGCACCGCGATTCCGAAGGCCTGGCGTTGCGCCCGGATGGGACGCTGTTTGTCAGCACCGAACGGCTGAACCAGATCTGGCGGTATGAGCGCGCCTTTGGGGCCGCTAAACAGCTGCCGCAACACCCCGATTTTCGCAAGTTCTATGGCAATGCCGGGATGGAGGCACTGGCGATTGATCGGCGCGGTCAGATCTACACCGTGCCTGAATCCAGCCCGAGGAACCGCGATGGCCTGCCGCTTTATCGTTTGACGTCAAATGGATGGCAGATCCTATACTTCATCGAGCCGGTGGATGGCTTTGACCCTGTCGCGGCGGACTTTGGCCCGGATGGTAAGTTTTACCTGCTGGAGCGTAAGTTCAGCGGCATCGGCTTTCGCAGCCAGTTGCGCCGTTTTGACCTTGGCGCCTTTGACCCGGTTGGGGAGCGTCTGCTGACCACTGCTGTGGGTCGGCATGACAACCTTGAAGGCCTGTCCGTCTGGCGCGATGACGCCGGGCAGATCCGTCTGACGATGGTGGCGGATGATAACTTCAAGTTCTTTCAGACTAGCGAAATCGTCGAATATGTCCTGACGGAACCCAAGGCCCAAAGCGCCGTCAAACCCCTTGCCAAGCCGGTTGCGAGCCTTTAAACGCCGCCCGTCCCTTTATGAAAAAGGGGCCAAGTCGCCGCTACCTTGTCAAAACGGAAAACTGACATGAACAAATATCTCCCTGGCATTTTTGCCATGGCGGCCGTTGTTGTCGCCTCAAACATCCTGGTGCAATTCCTGTACGGCCAATGGCTGACCTGGGGCGCCTTTACCTATCCGATCGCATTCCTCGTCACTGACGTGATGAACCGCGTCTATGGCGTGGGCCCGGCCCGTCGCGTTGTTGTCGCCGGTTTCATCGTTGGCGTGATCTGTTCGCTCATCGGCACGCAGATCATGCTGCAGGGCGATGGCTACACCTACCCGGCGGTCACGCTGCGGGTGGCCATTGGATCCGGCACCGCCTTCCTGGTGGCACAGCTGACCGACGTTGCGATCTTCAACCGCCTGCGCGAAGGCGCATGGTGGCGGGCACCTCTGGCCTCGACTTTGATCGGCTCGTCGCTGGACACCGCGATTTTCTTCACCATTGCCTTCTCGGGCGCGCTGACCTTCATCGAGCCGGTCAATGATGTGTCCTGGGCCGGTGAAATGCTGCCGATGCTGGGCGCAGGTCCGGTTGCGCCGCTCTGGGTGTCGCTAGGTTTCGCGGACTGGTTGGTGAAACTGTCGCTGGCTTTGCTGGCACTTGTGCCATTTCGCATCATCGTGGGGTCGCTTACTGCACGCACCACATGATTTTGTTTTGACATTGAGCAAATCTGTGTCACGCTGAGGTTATCCAAAACTTCAGAAAGGAGGTGCTCTAGTGTCTAATGGGATCATGGAGAACGGTATCGGGACAATTCTGGAGGATCGGAGCTGAGGCAACCCTTGGCTTATGAGCCGCTGGAGTTGGTAGGAACCTAACCGGACCACCTCCTTCAACCCTTGGGGTCGGGCCTGTCACCAGGTGCGGCCCTTTTCTTTTGCCTCTCTTTCTTTTTGCGGCCGGATCGACGATTTAAGGCTCATGTTACGTGTCACCGACGAAATCAGCATCGCCGACTGGGAGTTGAGCGAACAGTTCATCCGGGCCTCGGGCCCCGGTGGGCAGAACGTCAATAAGGTCTCGACCGCGGTCGAATTGCGCTTTGAGGCTGAGCGGTCGCCCAATCTGCCCGGTCCTGTGAAGGCACGCCTGAAGCGGCTGGCGGGGCGGCGCTGGACCAAAGATGGTGCCGTAATCCTGTTTTGTGATGAAACCCGCAGTCAGGCGCGC
This genomic window contains:
- a CDS encoding alpha-2-macroglobulin family protein, with the translated sequence MKPVIAALLGALSLTLSIPSPTLAEGELPERRLLLSRDTDFYGSDLQALFDTEYGACERLCLNDPSCKAFTFNQKSNACFPKSQITDRQPYEGAWSGEFLPTLPALKAIAADRAAAATAFLGPNDISQARAQAQKLGWTHPGGHYPVETLLNSAASRRQAGDWVNAMRWAGAALSHTDAADQWVEYARLSLRAANVSNDTRSRYERRGLWAAMNGYLRATNPATAADALMVLADAFQIRDRGRDMVPALGLAKDLQPGWQEIDERLDDAIGKYGFRITEHDAESDNASPRVCAEFSEKLKTAGFDYTPYLKLPSEDLAVSASGKRLCVEGFTHGERVQITYRAGLPADNGEVTAKDVTLAQYIRDRSPSARFPSRAYVLPKSPDAGLPIETLNLDRLDLKLSRVSDRNLLRAVQEQYFGRPLSYWETQDFSANIAETVWEGEGEVQNELNREMTTRLPMGEVIADLPAGIYVLQAQVPGADPYDEPDAMQWFVLSDLGVTTLAGTDGLHVFARALSSAEALAGVEATLISRSNRVLGKVTLDDAGHGLFAPGLTMGQGSAAPALLVVENGAEDVTFLSLKDAAFDLSDRGVEGRAPSPAIDVFVSTDRGAYRAGETIHATVLTRSNLAKALEDLPITAILTRPDGVEHSRHLSQGAVAGGHVFALPLSPTVPRGSWRLDLKADVDAPALASANVLVEDFLPERIDFDLSLPEGTIRPGDSPLMTVEARYLFGAPAAGLTPQGTVILRDAGEVQGYPGYRFGRQDVRFAPRTEFFGGADTDADGRSSVPVALPEASNADRPLQAEVIVTLAEGSGRPVERRLSRDLAPAGPIIGIKQMFEDVVPEGTAADLQVIALGPQMQTVNMPVRWTLNRVTTRYQWYQQWGSWEWEPITTRKPVTSGVATLGAQPLTVTAPVDWGNYELVVESTEGDPISASSSFYAGWYAPADTSKTPDTLELSLDKPTYRPGETAQLRLVPRYAGKALVTVMSNRVIAMQAVEVEAGENLIPVPVTDDWGAGAYVTAQVIRPMDVAAGHNPARALGLSYAQVDPGEKQLSVSIDTAAEASPRGPLNASVQVAGVAPGETAYVTVAAVDLGILNITGFDSPDPSAHYFGQRRLGVEIRDLYGRLINGMDGAMGQIRSGGDASSSNSFQSPPPTEELVAYFTGPVTVGADGQAEVQFDLPAFNGTVRLMAIAWSKTGVGQAEADVLVRDPVVVTASLPRFLAPGDRSRLLLEVVHATGPAGEMRLDLSASGLQLDTRGVPQSVTLAAQGKAVLEVPVIAADVGDHSLQVALTTPDGKQLIKDLTLGVRNNDPVTATTRRFDLAAGQSFTLDQNVFANLRRGSGAAVLAAGPLAKLNAPALLARLDRYPYGCTEQVTSQAMPLLYLSSVNEALGLGGQDRIQLRIDQAIEKVLTRQSRNGAFGLWRPDSGDLWLDAYVSDFLSRARAAGYQVPDLAFRMAMDNLRNRVNYAADFDAGGEALAYALMVLAREGAASMGDLRYYADVKGQAFTTPMGAAQLGAALAQYGDQTRSDAMFALAAAQIRAEAGPERNIWRADYGTRLRDSAAVLSLAVEAGSNAVDQPRLMQRLGAAGPEMSTQETVWSLMAAQALVQQPSLSGLTLNGATVEGPFVRMVEDGLDLQPLTVTNTSSQPTQITLTTEGVSAGATEARGYGYRIKRSYYTVEGEQIDLSSVKTGDRLVTVLSIYPAEKGGARLMVNDPLPAGFEIDNPNLLRQGDIRGMEWLDPVEGEHSEFRADRFLTAVNWRSDQPFDLAYIVRAISPGEFHHPAAVVEDMYRPEYRANTASGRLVIAQ
- the yaaA gene encoding peroxide stress protein YaaA codes for the protein MLITVSPAKKMDMTPVEGIKTTEMRFPERAAELAGVARDLSVADLMKLMKISEALGKLNAERFANYGAQETKAAALAFAGDTYQGLEASSLEAEELAWAQDHFCILSGLYGLLRPLDAIEPYRLEMGSRLKNPRGKNLYEYWGSDIAEALNTQAEVIGTDTLINCASQEYFGAVDLKALKPQVITPVFMEEKAGVPKVVSFYAKRARGSMARFIIQNRLVDPQAIKDFDLGGYQFQPDLTEGNNWVFLRDEAAQAKAA
- the recQ gene encoding DNA helicase RecQ, which produces MPSAATLLSDYFGFDAFRPGQEEVVEAVANGQNTLAIMPTGGGKSLCFQLPALMRDGVTVVISPLIALMRDQVRGLREAGIEAGALTSGNTQEETDQVWQALEEERLKLLYIAPERLSAGSALGMLRRINVNLIAVDEAHCVSQWGHDFRPDYLRIGELRRTLGVPLAAFTATADAETQAEIVNRLFDGEQPATFLRGFDRPNIHLAFAAKNNPRTQILNFAAARKGQSGIVYCGTRSKTEKLAAALRENGHAAAHYHGGMEAEDRRITEARFQKEDGLIVVATVAFGMGVDKPDIRWVAHADLPKSIEAYYQEIGRAGRDGGPAETLTLFGPDDIRLRRNQIDEGLAPPERRMADHARLNALLGLAEALECRRKNLLGYFGETEVTCGKCDLCDNPPELFDGTQPVRMALSAILRTEEWYGSGHLIEILLGNSNDRIRARGHDDLPTFGVGKAYTRPQWQAIFRQMMGHDLIRPDPERHGALRMTDTALPILRDQEKITLRKDSIASAKRRPAVKALVSEEDAPLLSALKAKRRALAEAGNVPPYVIFNDRTLIEMAETRPTNLDGMARINGVGAKKLERYGADFLAIITGTVEDVHPQRRKLAGREAGSLYDRLLEVQADLSRGPEGLDKPLSCSASLLAKVAQMRPQDPSAMERLLGDKRAERFAAAFLDVVLEAG
- a CDS encoding YggT family protein, with amino-acid sequence MLSLIQILLLVLDILWFFLIAHVIMSWLINFQVLNVRQQLVGQIWYMLNRILEPIYTPVRRILPPMSGIDLAPLVVLVGIYAIRIILMNNISAFY
- a CDS encoding acyl-CoA thioesterase; protein product: MYPFLRLIKEFVKFRNATPLEFNDTHISHHRVWPWDIDQFLELNNGRTLMLYDLGRFTMGMRAGLMKSLRRNGWGLAVAGVCVRYRRRLRPFERFEMRTKGLGWDDRFFYIDQQIWKENGECANHAVFRTAVTDRNGMISPEAVRLDVGSEAANQELPDWVKQWLAAEDSRPWPPQ